The Synechococcus sp. UW179A DNA window GTGACCACCCTCGCAGCGATCCAGATCGCATCCACCGACTGATGAGGCCGGGCGCCGTGGCCCGCTTGACCGTTGATCTCGATCTCCAACTCACCCGCCGCGGCCGTCAAGCTGCCGCTGCGCAAACCCACGCTGCCCACCGGCAAGGAGGGGAACACATGCAAACCGAACAACGCTTGAAGACCATCGGTTGCTCCCGCTTCGCGCATCCAGCGAGCGCCCTGAGCGATTTCCTCAGCCGGCTGAAACAACAAGCGCATTCCAACAGGTAGTTGCGGCTCAGCCGCCAGCAATCGGGCCACCCCCAGACCAACCGTGCTGTGCAGGTCATGCCCGCAGGCATGCATCACTCCCTGCCGCATCGAGGCATAAGGCAAGGCTGTTAGCTCCTCAATGGGAAGTGCATCCATATCCACGCGCAAGCCGAGTTTGGGACCCTTTTCAGGACCAAGATCAGCCACCACACCAGTGCGCCCAACGCCTTCGCGAACGCGCCAACCGGCTTGACGCAGATCGCCCGCGATCAATGCAGCGGTTTGGTGCTCTTCCCCACTGAGCTCAGGATGGGCATGCAGATGGCGGCGAAACTCGATCAACTCCGGCAACAGGGCCTCCAGACGCTCTGACCAGGTGGCAGTGAGGTTCAAGACACCTCCAGAGCAAGAAAGCGCTCGAGATCAGCAATCGGCCGTGGCGGCCAACGTCGCACCTCCGCCAGCCAAGCAGCATCGCGATAACTGGGGTCAAGACCAGAGGCAGCGGCCCAATGGCTTTCCGCTTCACCGCGCGAACCTTCACTCCAGAGCAAAGCACTCAACGCCGCTCTCGCATCGGCGAACAGTGGGTAGCGCCGGATCAAATTGCGCAGGTTTCGCTCTGCTTCTTTTAGATCATTGAGCTGGTAGAGAGCCAGAGCATCACTCGATCGAGCCATCGCGAATCCTGGCCTGGCATCGGCTGCCAAACGATAGAGACGCTGGGCTTCCTGCCATTCACCTTCGGATCCACGCACATTGCCGAGGTTGTAGAGGGCTGAGGCATCGCTTGGGTCTCTTTCTAAAATCCAGTCGTAATCGGCTGCCGCCTCAGACCAGCGCTGCAAAGCCTCTTCGGCCGTGCCGCGATTGAGACGGGGGTCAGCATCCTCAGGAGCAAGCTCAATCGATCGGGTTTGATCGGCAATGGCTCCCTCCGGATCACCCAGCATCAAACGCACATTGCCGCGGTTACTCCAGGCCGCCGCATCGTTAGGAACGATGTCTAGAACCTGATCCCAGACCGGAAGTGCCTGCTGCGGATCCCCGGCGCGGCTGAGCGCGAGAGCACGATCGAACAGCTGGGGTAGTGCATCCACTTCAGTGGCTTCTGCGGAGATGGGGATCAAAACCACCAGCAGAGACAGGGACCAGCCAAGCAGGAGTTGCTTCCACCTCATCTCAACAGCCCCTGTTCGTCGCATAGCTGCTGATGATCAAGTCCCCAAACCATGACCGTCGCTCTGTCAAAAAATGCGCCCTAGAACGTCAAGCTGCCAGCGAAAGGAATTAACCTTTGCAGGAAGACTTTCAAAAGGTTTCATCAGCGTATCGAGATCGACCCGGTGAAAGCGAGTCGGCGATCTTGAAGTTCGGCATCAGGAGAGTCACAAGGCTCAAACAATGATCAAGGAGCGTCTTGCCAGCTCCTAAAGCAACCATTAAGTTCCAGAGACTGTCCGGAAGCCGATCCTCACTTCACGGATGAAAACATCTGTCATCAGATTGTGTCTCGGAGGGTGTCTATCCATGCTGGGACTTGGGCACTCGCAACCTCCAGTCCCCTCGGAACTGCAGCCTGCACGGGAACTGCTTAATCAGTCAGAACAGATCAATCTTG harbors:
- a CDS encoding amidohydrolase — encoded protein: MNLTATWSERLEALLPELIEFRRHLHAHPELSGEEHQTAALIAGDLRQAGWRVREGVGRTGVVADLGPEKGPKLGLRVDMDALPIEELTALPYASMRQGVMHACGHDLHSTVGLGVARLLAAEPQLPVGMRLLFQPAEEIAQGARWMREAGATDGLQALFGLHVFPSLPVGSVGLRSGSLTAAAGELEIEINGQAGHGARPHQSVDAIWIAARVVTGLQEAISRRLDALQPVVVSFGRIEGGKAFNVIADRVTLLGTVRCLSNELHDHLPDWIEQTVRALCESFGATATVRYRCIAPPVDNDTKLTALLERCAIDQLGPDQVLRLEQPSLGAEDFAELIRDVPGMMFRLGVAGPDGCAPLHNGHFLPDEGCLGVGIRVLTAAMLAWKPLR
- a CDS encoding tetratricopeptide repeat protein yields the protein MRWKQLLLGWSLSLLVVLIPISAEATEVDALPQLFDRALALSRAGDPQQALPVWDQVLDIVPNDAAAWSNRGNVRLMLGDPEGAIADQTRSIELAPEDADPRLNRGTAEEALQRWSEAAADYDWILERDPSDASALYNLGNVRGSEGEWQEAQRLYRLAADARPGFAMARSSDALALYQLNDLKEAERNLRNLIRRYPLFADARAALSALLWSEGSRGEAESHWAAASGLDPSYRDAAWLAEVRRWPPRPIADLERFLALEVS